The genome window CTTCCTTCATGCCGGCCTCGACCATCATGATGGCGTCATTGGTGCCGGCCACCACCAGGTCGATGTCCGACTCAGATTCCTGCGAGTAGGTCGGGTTGAGCACCCATTTGCCATTGACGCGTCCCACCCGCACACCGGCGAACGGCCCCGCGAAGGGGATGCTGGAGAGCGTCAACGCCACACCGGCGCCCAGGATACCGAGCACGTCCGGCTGGTTTTCCTTGTCGCTCGACAGCACGGTGACCGTCACCTGGACGTCATTGCGATAGCCATCGGGGAACAGCGGACGGATGCCACGGTCGATCAGGCGCGAGTTCAGAATCGCACTCTCCGAAGCCCGGCCTTCCCGGCGCATGAAGCTGCCCGGGATGCGACCCACGGCGTACATTTTCTGCTCGACGTCGACCAGCAGGGGGAAGAAGTCGATGCCTTCACGGGGCGACTTCGAGGCGGTCGCGGCGACCAGCACCATCGTGCCGCCGCACTGCACCGTCACGGCGCAATTGGCTTGCTTGGCCAGCTTGCCCACCTCGATGGTGAGCTCCTTGTCGCCGAGGTTGGTCTTGAACGTGTGGACCTCGGGCGCGGCGGTGGCGGGCGCCTTGGCTTTCTTGGTTGCGGACATGCGTTTTTACTACTGCCTTCCATCTCGGGGCGGCGGTCTGCCGCCCACTGCCTACAAAAAAGTTTCCGTTTTTACGAAAGAGAGGCGGGAATATCCCGCCTCTTCCAGTGACTACTTGCGAAGTCCGAGCTTTTCGATGATGGCGCGATAACGGGCCAGATCGGTCTTGTGCAGGTAGTTCAAGAGACGACGGCGACGGCCGACCATCTTGAGCAACCCACGACGGGTCGAGAAGTCCTTCTTGTTGGCGTTCAGGTGACCCGTCAGGTTCTGGATCCGCTCGGTCAGAAGGGCGATCTGAACTTCGGGAGAACCCGTGTCCAACTCGCTAGCGCGGTGCTCGGCGATCAGCGATTGCTTTTTCTCTTTGGTGATCATGGGGAATCGACTCCTCGACACGTGACGCCGCGCGGTCACAGATGCTTGTCTGTGGACGAAGGCGTCCGTCATGGGCGGCCACGGTGAAGTGAGCTCGCCGGGGGCTGGCACCGCCAGGGTGCCTCACGCAGCAGTGTACCACTTTCCGACAACTCGCCACAATCAAATTTTAACCCGTGCCCGCTCGAAGACCTCCCTGGCGTCGTGAGGCGTCATCTACCGGGCGAAGACTTGAGGGGTGCTCTAGAATGGTCCCGTCGGTAGCCCCATAGCGAAACGGAGAAGCCCATCGTGCGTCGAGCCATACTTGCGGTCGGATTGTGGGCGCTGCTGGGAGGAACCGGGGAGGCGGCCGAGGGGCTACCCAATCCCATGGAGCAGGCTGCCACCCGGGTGCAGGGCTACCTTCAGAGCGTGCCTGGTCTGCCCAAGAACATCCTGGTGGTCCCGGCCACGGGGGAGGTCCTCTGGCCTGGCTCGCCGCCCAGCGCCAACGAACGGGCCGAGGTCTGGGTGGTGGTTCCACGCGACAAGCCGGACGCCAAGCCGTTGATGATGTTCGCGGTGCGACCGGCCACCGGCGAGGTGTATGCCATGTTCCTGTCCGACCTGAAGACGCATCCACGCTACCGGTGAGGGGGGACGTCTTCACGCGGGCGCTTGGGGCCGGACAGCGCTCCCTCGACGCGTGACTGGGGCGCCGCTATCAGTTCAGGGAGAGGCGGAAGCCCCTGTAAAAGAAGTCGCCGCGGCTGCGACCGCGAGCCAGGAAGGCCTCGATCCGGTCATTTTCTTTCCGCACGATGGCGAGCACCTTGCGCAGACGTTCCTGCACGTCCACCGTTTCGAGCAGGGCCTGCTTGCGCTCGTGGTCGACCTGCGCGGAGGCGGCCATCAGGTAAGAGAGATCGATCGGCGAGAGCGGCTCGTCCGGGAGCGAGATCGTCACGTTGGTGACGGCAGACAGGCCTTTCAGGTAGGACTCCAACGCTTCGGAGGCATCCGCCATCAGGTCCGTATCGACGGGGGCGCTGGGATCGCCCTCGTCGATGTCGTCGACCAGGGCTTGCTGATACGGCTCCCCCTCGACGCGTTCGAGCGTCCGAAAACGACGCACGCCAACGGCGACGATCATCATCTGCCCGTCGGGCAACATCTCGTGGCGCGTGATCTCTGCGACGGTGCCGACCTCGTGGGGCGTCGCCGGTGTTCCCGCTTCCTCGCCTTCGCGGATCATCACCACGCCGAACTGGCGATCGGCGGCCAGCAAACGGCTCACCATCAGACGGTAGCGGGGCTCGAAGATCCGGAGGGGCAAGACCATCCCCGGAAAGAGCACCACGTTCAGCGGAAACAACGGGATGATGCGCGGATCCATGGAGATCCCCCTCGAGCCAGCGAGCGTATCGTAGCGGATGAACCCCCTGAACGTCCAATCGAGGCCAGCCTCGCGACCCGTGACGACGCGTCCGTCGGGCGGGCGGCGTCACAGCCGGGTGCCAGTCGGCTGGGAACGCTGCCCCTTCAGCTCGGCCGAGTGGCCGTTACCAGCACCCATTCGCCCTGGTACTGGCTGTCCGCCAGGGCGAAGCCAGCCTCCAGCAAGGCCTCTTGCACCAACGACTCGCGGGCCCGGATGATCCCGGAGGCCAGCAAGGTCCCGCCGGGCCGGGTGCGCGCGTAGAGGTCGCTGGCGATCGGGGCGATCACCTCGGCCAGAATGTTGGCCACCACCACCTCCGCCTGACCCTTCAGCACGGTCACGTCGCCCACCAGCACCTCCAGGCGGTCAGCCACCTGATTGCGCTCGGCGTTCTCACGGGTCGCCTGCACGGCCACCGGGTCGATGTCACAGGCCACCACCTGGCGCGCTCCCAGCAACAAGGCGGCGATCGCCAAGATTCCGCTGCCCGTGCCCACGTCGAGAACCGCCGGGGCGTCGAGGTCCGCCAGCACCGCTTCGAGCCCGCGCATGCACAGCTGGGTGGTGGCGTGCGTGCCCGTGCCGAACGCCTGGGCCGGGTCGAGGTCGATGATGAGCTTGCCGGGGGTGTCGCAGGTTTCCCAGGACGGCTTGACCACCAGGCGATCGCCCACCTCGAGGGTGTGCCAGTGGCGCTTCCAGCTATGCTCCCAGTCTTCGGAGGGGACCAGACGAACTTCCACCCGCCACGTCGCTCCGGGGAAGTGAGGGGCCAGCCCGCTCAGGCGCGCCTCCAGTTCCGCCCGCCAGTCCGCCAGTGTTTCCGGGGTGCCGGGCCGGTACAGCTTGACGGCCAGTTCCGCGGGGACCGGGCCCTCGGCGGGAATCTCCGAGATGACGATGCCCTGGCCCCCGAGGTCTTGGAGGTGCCAGGCCAGGGACTCGGTCAGCAGCGGAGGGCTATGAACTGCAATTTCGGTGTAATCCAAGGCGGGGCTCCTGAATGGAGAGGGGCGGGGGCCGGCATCGCGCAGTGGGCGCCAGGGAAGCGGTGACGGCCGTCATCCCAGTTGTACCGCCAATCGGCTTAAATAGCCATACGGCCAACATTGGAGGTTTGTCAGGGGCCTGCGCCTGGTCTAGAATGAGGCATTCTGGACCGTCGATGGCAGGGCCTGTCAGAACCACCCGCCAGAAGGCCGCGGCCTGCGCCGGTCGGAAAGGGAACATGGACGGATTGCTGACATCTCTGGGTGGGGCCGTGGGCGCGTTGCTGCTCGGAACAGCGGCCTTCGAGGGTCTCTATCGCTTGCGGGACACCCGCACGATCGAGCTGATGGTGCGGCGGCGGGGCGCCTGGGAAGAGTTGCCCGCCCCGGCCGGCGAGCGTCGCTTCCGGGTGGCGGTGCCCTTCCACAACCACAACCTGGCTTACGAGCAGACCCTGGTCGACGTGCGGCCCAGCGTTCGCCTGCTCAAGCGCGAAGCGGCGGCCGCGTGGGCCGTCGATGCCTCGGTCTCCGTGCATGCCTTGACGGACGAGGGGCGCGCTGACGGCTACTGGGCAGCCTGTCTGCTCGGCCCCGGGGAGTCCTGCGAGATGGACGTGCGGGTGACCCTGCGCGGGGAACCGGAGGCCCTGAGCCTGTTGCACGCGGTGGTGGTGCAGGTGGCCTATGACACCTACGGGCGCGTCGACTTGCAGACCTTTCAGACCGATTGGGTGCTCCCCCTGGCTACGCCGAAACCGCTGCCGCCGGCGCTTCAGGGCAAGGGCGTGGCCATCCAGTGCGTGCCGACGCCTCTGCTGACCGACGCCGACGACATCGTCGAGGTGATCGACACGGCGACCCGCTCCTTCCGGCAACCCGGGGACGTGGTGGCGGTCGCGGAGAGCGTGGTGGCCATTACCCAGGGGCGCTATTTCCGCCCGACGGCGGTGCGCCCGGGCTTCTGGGCCAAGCGCCTGTGCTTCTTCGTCCCTTCCAAGGGCAGCCTCAGTTCGCGTCACGGCTTCCAGCTCGCCATGAACGACGTGGGGGCTGCGCGTATGGTGGCCGCCTTTTTTCTGGGCGCGCTCGGCAAGCTGCTGGGACGCAAGGGGGTGATGTACGAAGTGGCCGGCCAACCCGCCGAACTCATTGATGACATCACGGGCACCATGCCGCCCTTCGACAAATACATCGTGGCAGGGCCAGACCAGCCGGACCAGGTGGTGGCGCGCATCAAGGCCCGCACGGGCATGGAGGCCGCGATCGTGGATGCCAATGACCTGAAGCGCGCGATGGTGCTGGCGGTGACGCCCGGCGTGCAGGCCAGCCAGGTCTCCACCTGGCTGCTCGACAATCCTTTCGGCAATGCGGCCGAGCAAACGCCCATCGTGGTGCTGCGGCCACACGCCGCTGGAGCCCACGACGCCCTGGAGAACGCCCATGTTCCGTCGCGTTCGCTATCGTGACCTGGACCAGGTCCGGCGCATCTTCATCAGCGCCTTCCGCGAGGAGTATGGGCGGCGCGGGGTAGATATCGGTGCGCAGGTCCTGCGCTGGAAACGACTCTACCCGCTGCTCAAGGGGCTGAGCCTGTTTCCCAACCCTTATCGTCATACGCTCGAGATGCATGTCTGGGATGACCAGGGCCGGTTGCTCGGCTTCATCCAGACCACGCCTGGCAACCGCGAGCAAACCCGCTGGCACATCGACTTCGTGGCGGTGGCGCCGGAGGCCCAGGGTCGAGGCATCGGGCGACGCCTGGTGGAAGGGGTCTTCGATACCTACGGTGCCCGCGGGGTGAAAACCTTCACGCTGGAGGTCGACCAGGACAACGCCCCGGCCCTCGGCTTCTACGACAAGCTGGGCTTCAGACGATACAGCTCGACCACCTACTTTCGAGCCGACCAGCCACCCCCACCGGATGACACGGCCCCCACGGTCGGTTTCCGCCCCTATCGTCGCAGCGATGCCCAGCCGCTCTTTCAAATGTATACCGATGCCCTGCCTGCCGCCGTGCGAGCCGTCGATGGGAGAACCGTTGCCGATTTCGACCGAACTTGGCTCGACTTCGGCGCATCGGCCTTGCGGCGCCGGGCTCATCAGCAAGACGAACAACGCTGGGTTCTCGAGGAGCACGGTCAGCTGGTCGGTTACGTGAGGGTGGTGGCCCAATGGCGCGAATTGCCCCATACGGTGCATGTGCTGGCCCTTCCCGGGCGGGACGATTTGTATCCGCGCCTGCTGGCTCAGGCGGCCCGGCAACTGGCGGCCTTTCCCCCCCGGACCGTGCTGGCCTGGGGAGCGGATCACACACCGGGTAAACTTCAAGCTCTGCGCGATTGGGGCCTGCGGCCCTTCACCGTGGACCACGCGCTGGTGCGAGACAACCTGATCACCCTGAAACTGCCACCGCAAGGGCTCGACCTGAGCCGGGTCGATGACAAGTCGTTCAAACCGGCTTTCACGCAACCCGCCGCAGGGGCCTAGCCACGGCCCCTGCCCCCTCCTGCTGGGTATGTGTTAGAGTATCCGGGCGTCCGGCTCACGGCGGGCGTGGGTTCAACGCTGAGGGTTCGCCTGCCGGTGCCGCGCGCGAAATGGGTTCGGCCGTGGCCTGGGGGCTTGGTTCAGGAGGTTGTCCGAGATGGGCTTGTGGGACCGCATCGTGCGCTTGTTGAGAAGCAACGTCAATGACGTGATCGACAAGGCCGAAGACCCTGAGAAGATGGTCACCCAGATTGTGGTGGAGCTGCAGGAGAACCTCTCCCAGGTGCGGGCGCAGGTGGCCACGGCGATCGCCATGGAAAAACAGCTCTACCAGAAGTATGAGCAAGCCCAGAATGACGCTGACAAGTGGCAGCAAAAGGCTGAACTGGCGGTGGATAAGGGCGAGGATGACCTGGCGCGGGAAGCCCTGAAGCGCAAGAACACCTCCCAGTCCACGGCCGACGGCCTCAAGCAGCAGTGGGAACAGCAAAAGGCGTCGGTGGCCACGCTCAAGGCCAGCATGGCCAAGATGGAATCCAAGATTGCCGAGGCCAGCACCAAGAAGGACCTGCTGGTGGCGCGGCACCGCCGCGCTGAAGCGGAGCAGCGCATTCAGAGCGCGCTGTCGACGGCGGCAGGGTCCAGTGCCATGGCGGCCTTCGAGCGCATGGAACAGAAGGTGCTGGCGGGCGAAACGCAGGCGGCGGCGCTCAACGAACTGAACTCGGATTCGCTCGAAGAGAAGTTCGCGGCGCTGGATAGCGGGGACGCCGATGAGGATCTGCGCAAACTGAAGGAAGTGCGGCAGGCCAAGTTGCTCTCGGCGGGAGACGCCAAGTAGGTCCGCGCTGCGCGCCCCTTGCCCGGGGTGATCGCCTGGCCCTCGCCGAATGGCTCAGGGCCGGGCGGCCAGGCCGAGTTCTCCGGCGTAGTCCTCGCCGACCAGCACCGTGAAGTCCGTCGTGATGTCGCCCACCGAGGCGTTGACGCGGTCGGGGCTGACCCCGAGATCCTTGCCGACCATGCCGGCGAGCTGGCTGTGACCGGTCTGGCTGATCACACGAGTGCGAGACAACGTCCTCAGTGAGGCGTCGCCCACGGCCCGAACGGACCAGCCTGCCTCCCGCAATTCCCGGGCGGCCGTGTGGGCGAGACCGGCGCGCGAGGTCCCATTCAGCACGGTGACCGTGCGCTGGCGGCGAGTGGCGCGTTTGGCGTCGACCGCGGGCTCCAGCCCCATCAGGCGATGACCCAGCTGTCTCGCGCGGGTGCCATTGGCCAGCCAGTAACTGCCCTTGTACTGCGCGCCACTGAAGGTGCCTGGCAGCATGACCATGCGCACGTCACTGCGTTCCAAGCTGGCTCCCCACGTTGCCAGCTGAACCAGTTCGGGCCCCGTCATGTTGGTCTTCACGTTGCTCTTGATGGTGTGAAGCATCCGAGGGACGCGCAACAAGGTATCGGGCGAGAGCACCTGATCGGTCACGGCTTGCATGAATTGCTGCTGCCGCTGGACCCGTCCGATGTCGCCCAGCCCATCGTGGCGGAAGCGAACGTAACGGTGCGCATCTGCGCCATTCAGCCGATGCCAGCCCCGCTGAAAGTCGATCCGCAAGCCGGCCGTCCGATCCACGTAGTGCATGTCGCGATCGATGTAGAGTTTGACGCCACCCACGACATCCACCAGTTTTTCCAGGCCGGTGGTGTTGACCTGGGCCCAGTGCTGGATGGGAATGCCAAGCAATTTCGACACGACGTCGGAAGCCAGCTTCGGCCCACCGACGTGGAACGCGGCGTTGACCTTGTCCCAGCGTCCGCGCACCAGCACCCGCGTGTCACGTGGGATCGAGACGATGTCGAGGTGTTTGCCGGCAGGCCCCACGCCCAAGACCAGGATCGTGTCGCTGCGGACCGGACCCGCCGAGGTCTTGTAGCCCTCGCCGTAATTGAGATCGGTGCCGAGGACCAGGATGGCGCGTCGCGCAGCGGTGGGGACCAGGCCCTTGGCGATCTCCGCGGCCGTCGGTTGACGCTTGCGCTCCGTGTTGAAGCCATCCATCAGCATCGATGCGGAGGCATATCCCAAGGCTCCCAGGAGGCTCAGGCAGAAGGTCAGGAAAACCCCCGCCCGCACCGCTCGCTTGAGGCGTGAAACCTTGCGCCGGCGGGAGGGCGGTAGCCGGAGTTGACCGGTCTGATAGCCCGGCCCGGTCGGCCCCCTCCCGGCTCCTTCCGATTTCAGACGGGTGGTTTTGCGTCCAAGCGGTGTGGTCCTGCTGGGAGATTCATCGTAATGGCCCCGGAGGCGTTGCGGTCCCATGCGTGCTCCGTCTACCGGGGGGCCATCGGCTGGCCACTGATCACGTGGTCGAGGCGGCGAAGTGACAGGTCTCGGCCCAGCAGGGTGAGCACCTCGTAGATACCGGGGCTGGCCGCCCGGCCCGTCAGGGCCACGCGGGCGGGTTGAATCAAGGCGCCCAGTTTGATGCCACGCTCCGCCGCCAAGGCCTTCACCACCGCCTCAAGGTTGCTCTCTTCCCACTCGGACAGCGCGGCGAGCGTATCCCGCAGGGACCTCAAGGCCGTAAGCCCCGGGGCGTCGAGATGCTTGGCCACAGCCTCCGCCTCGAATTCGAGGGGCAGGTCGAAGAAGGGTCGGCTGCCCTCCAGCATCTGAACCAACGTCCGGCTGCGTACTTGCAGGCTGCGAATGATGGAGCACCGCTCTGCTTCGCTCTTGCTGGCCACGGGGAGGCCGGCCTGCTCCCAGCGCCGGATCATGTCAGGTAGCAGGCGTTCGGGGGTGGTGTGCTGGATATAATGGGCGTTCATGGCTTCGAGTTTGGCGAAGTCGAAGACGGCCGCACTCTTGTTGAGACCTTCCAGACTGAAGGCCGCGATCATCTCGTCCCGGGTGAAGTATTCCTGGTCTCCGTGGGACCAGCCCAGGCGGACCAGGTAATTCACCAGCGCTTCGGGCAGGAAGCCATCGTCCGCGAACTTCATCACGGAGGTGGTGCCGTGTCGCTTGGAGAGTTTCGCCCGGTCAGGGCCGAGAATCATCGGCAGGTGGCAGAAGACAGGCACGGAAGCGCCCAGAGCCTGATAGACCGCCACCTGTTTGGGCGTGTTGCTGAGGTGATCGTCTCCGCGAATCACGTGCGTGATGGCCATCTCGATGTCGTCGACCACCGCCGCGAAATTGTAGGTGGGGATTCCGTCCGACTTGATCAGCACGTAGTCTTCCACCATCTGGGCGGCATCGAAGACCACTTCGCCACGCAGGGCATCCTGCACCACGATCGTCCCGGCCTCGGGTCCTCGAAAGCGAATCACGCTCGGTCGCTGCTCGGCTTCGTAGCGTTGGCGGGTGGCCTCGTCGATGGTCGACCACTGACGATCGAACCGAGGTTCCTCTCCCCGGGCTTTCTGGGCCTCACGCAGGGCTTGGAGTTCGTCCGCCGACAGATAGCAGCGGTAGGCCTGACCCGCGGCAATCAGGCGATCGGCGTACCGTTGATACAGGTCCAGGCGCTGGGTCTGGAAGTAGGGACCGTGAGGCTCTGCGGCACCGGGACCCTCGTCCCAGGGGAGGTCGAGCCAGCGCATGCCTTCGAAGATGGCAGCGGTGGACTCCTCGCTGGAACGAGCCTGGTCCGTATCCTCGACCCGCAGGATGAAAGTGCCGCCGTGTTTGCGTGCGAACAACCAATTGAACAGGGCGGTGCGTGCCCCGCCCACGTGCAGGTATCCGGTTGGACTCGGCGCAAAGCGAACGCGGACGCGTGCCGACAACGTCAAATGCCTCCCCTATCAGTGCAAAGTGGCCCCACCTTAACAGAGCTCCCAGCCTCAGGAATGTGACAGGCGTGACCGAAACGTTTGATTCGTCACACCAAATTCGCGGCATCGATCACAGTTTTATGTTACTCAGACCTGGTATTCATCTTCATGTGAACGTCCCCAAGTTGTTTCCTCTCGCGGCGTTCCGGCGCGCGACGACAAAGCCGTCGCTCGCAGTGATATGATGTTTATGTTATCCGCGGGGCACACCCGGCTCGAGGTTTTGTAACCTGTCATGAACGCCTCTCCGTCTTACTCGTCGCGTCGCAATCGCACCCAGGTGACCGCTCCTGCGGGAGTGGATCCCATCGGTGCCTTCCTGCTCAACCAGCGGCGCGAGTTCGTTGGAAGTCGCGGCGAACGCCCTGATTATGATTCCGGCGAGAAGGTGACAGACCTCGGGGAGATCGCGCGCATTCTGTCGAACTGCGTGGCGGTGGAGCAACCCGAGGAAGATCTGGTGCTCGAGTTGTTGATGCTCGAGGCGATGCTGGAGGACGTACCGGTCAAGTCTCAGGCCATTTTGCAGCAGCTCGGGGAACTGGGCGACGAGGTGCGTGACGGCCTGCTGCCCCCCGGCATGATCAATGTCGACTCGCTTCGCCGGCGCACGCGTCGTCTGCGCCAGCAGCTGAGTGCCTTTGCCAGTCGGGTGTCCGCAGCCCTGGTGATGTTTTTTACCGGCACGCCGGCGCTGATTCAGGCTGCCCACGCGGCCGAGGACAGCCCCAAGGGGTTTGCCGTCGCCAATGCGCCGCTGGTTCGGGTCATCGACTCCGTGACGGGGCAAGGCGTTTCAGGGGTTCAGATCAAGACGATGGAAGAGCGTCTGATCGGCACCACCGACACGCAGGGCCAGGCGACGCTGTCGGAGGGATATCTGGAGACCGACTTGCTCAGCTTCGAGAAGGACGGGTACGACATGTACCTGCTGGATCGGACCCAGATGTCGGCACGCAACCTGGTGTCCATGAAGCCGCTCAAGGGTCTGGCCTCGGCTGGCGCCGGGGGCGCTCGTGGCGCGGCTGCGGGCGCGTCCGCCGGTCGTTCGGGTCTTTCGGATGCGTTGAGCCCGACGCGGCCAGGCGGAGCGGGCCGGGCGCTGGAAGGCCCCAAACTGGCGCACGGCGGGGCGGGTCACGCCCCGCACCTGACGGCCCCCAAGTCGCCGGCGAAACCCGGTGTGCCCGAACTGAAACTTCCTGTTCGGCCTCGGGCCAAGGGGGCAGAGGCCCATTTGCCTGCGAAACCCGAACTCGACGCCAAATTGCCGCACGCCGCGGGGGCGCATGGCGTCCACAAGCCTGACGGGGCTCACGCACCGGCCTCGCCGCAAGACAAACTGCGCCTCGCGATGGGAGGGGCTGGTTCTGCGCACAAGTCTGGCGCGCACGGCGCCAGCTCCCATTCTCTGCCGGGGCACGAGGCCAAGGCGCCCTCTGCGTCCGCGCACAGCGGACGTGCCGGCTCCGCGACTCACGCGTCCAAGGGTGGGGGGCACGCCGCGCCGCATGCCGCTCCGGCCAAGGCCGGCGGGCACGCCGCAGCGGTCCACGCCGAGCACAAGGATGCGACCGGGGGACATCAGTCGGGTCACGAGCCGGTTGCCGATGCCGCCGCGGCGGGCAAAGCGACCCGCGAAGTGCGCTTGCCTGTCCGCCCCAAAATGGCCGCCGGATCCGGGCATGCGGCATTGGCCGCCCACCCGGGTGGTCACGATGCGCCAACGTCTCATGCCGCGCCTGAGGCGCATGGGGGGGCGCACGCCAGCGCCGCGTCTCACGGCGGGCACGCCGGCAAGTCGGCTGCCGCCCACGGGGGCGCTTCTCACCTGGCCTCCCACGACACCGATCGCCAGATGTCCACCCCCGCGCTGCCGTTGCGCCCCCGTGCCACGCGTACCGTGGCGCACGGTGGGCACGCGGAGACGGCGCATGTGGTCATTCCCCGCCGCCTGCCTCAGGCGCGCTATCATCTTTCCGAGCATCAGGCGCAGGCACCAGCGGGCGGTGGCGCCCTGTATCGGGTGCGCCCCGGGGACACCCTGTCTGGCATTGCCAAGCGAACCCTCGGCAGTGCGGGACGGTGGAACGAAATTTATCAGGCCAACCGCGACAGTGTTCCCAATCCGTCTTTCCTGCGGGTGGGGCAAAACTTGAGCTTGCCGACGGTGTCGGTGGCCGGGCGTTCGGGCCGGTCCACTTATCGCGTTCGTCCCGGGGATTGCCTCTACACGATTGCCTCATCGCAACTGGGTAACGGCCGCCGCTGGCAGGCCATCTGGCAGATGAACCGAGAACGGATTCGCAACGCGCGCATCATTCATCCCGGCCAGGTCTTGATGATCCCCAACGCGTGATGGCTCAGGCCTGCTTGGGCTGAGTGGCCCCCAGACGTGTTCCTCGTCCCCTGGGCGGCGCGCGTCCGGAGAAGGCGGGAGCCCTTTCGCTAGCTGCCAATCAGGCTGACGGTCCCGATGCCCTGGGCCTGGTACTGCGGGTGAATCTCCGCAAACGACAGCACCGTCAGGTGGGGAAGTTCGCGCTGACAGAGGTCCCGCATGAATGGTCGGATGCGAGGGTCACACAGCACCACTGGCTGGTCGAGATGGCCACATTGGACTACCAGCCGACTCGTCAACAAGTCCCGCTGCGAGGAACTCAGGGACAGGGTCTGGCCCAGCGTACCTGTCTGGATACCGTCCAGCAGGGCGCCCTCGACCGAGGCATCGAGGAGGATCACGTCGATCACCTGGTCTGGATTGGCCACCGCGGCACACAGCTGGCGCGAGAGTGCCTTGCGGACCAGTTCAGTCAGCACCAGGGGATCGTTCAACGGTCGGATCTGCGCCGCCATTTCCATCAGCATGAGGTTTTCCACGGTGGCCCGGTTGGGACCGAACTGGTTCGCCAGATAGAACGGATGAACTGGTTTGGCCGCGACTGCCAGCGTCTCCAGAATGGTCAACTGGTCTCGGATGCTGACCTGCTCCCGCAGTAAATTTTTCAAGATCTGGTGGTAGTCGCACAGTTCCAATTTCTCAGCGAGCACGGCTTCGATGGTCTGGGGGTGGCGTTCCCTCAGAAAGTCGAGCATGACCGTCAGCTCTTCCATGGCGAACATTTCGTGGGCGTGGCGGCGAATGGTGGCCTCCAGGTGTCGGGCCAGCAATTCATTGCATTCCAGCACGGTGTAGCCCAGGTTACGCAGGCGGGTGCCAGCGGCGCGTGGCACCCAGATGGCTGGCCTGCGCGTGACCGGGTCGCGGGTGGCGAAACCGGCAATTTGAGGCGGCATGGCATCCGCGTGGGGACTCTCGACGGCCAGGTGATAGCCCAGCACCAGCTCCCCTTCGGCCACCGCGTGGCCCCGGACGCGAATCACGTAGGCGTTGGGACGCAACTCCACGTTGTCACTGATGCGTACCCCAGGACAGATGAACCCCAGGTCCTGGGCAATGTCCGCGCGCATCGGACCGATGCGAGACATCATGTCGCCACCAAGGGCGGGATCGACCAAATTGATGAGGTCCATGCCCAGGTCCAGTTCGACCGAGGTCACGCTCAAGGTCGTGAGCATGGCCTCGGGATGCAGCAGGTCCTCTTCGTCTTCTCCCTGGAGAAATTCGCCCCCGACTCCGGTCGGGGCTTCATCCGAGAGCAGATGATTCAAGTCCTCCGGAACCGTCGAGCGAGCGCCTCCGCGCGCGGGCTCCGCTTCGTCGGCTGGCTCGAACGGCAAGGTCGCGAACATGTCGTAGAACAGCGGGTAATCACGGAACATCTCCCGACTGGCGAGCAGGTTGCGGTAAAGTCCGTGGAT of Candidatus Sericytochromatia bacterium contains these proteins:
- the rpsO gene encoding 30S ribosomal protein S15, which produces MITKEKKQSLIAEHRASELDTGSPEVQIALLTERIQNLTGHLNANKKDFSTRRGLLKMVGRRRRLLNYLHKTDLARYRAIIEKLGLRK
- a CDS encoding LON peptidase substrate-binding domain-containing protein, with amino-acid sequence MDPRIIPLFPLNVVLFPGMVLPLRIFEPRYRLMVSRLLAADRQFGVVMIREGEEAGTPATPHEVGTVAEITRHEMLPDGQMMIVAVGVRRFRTLERVEGEPYQQALVDDIDEGDPSAPVDTDLMADASEALESYLKGLSAVTNVTISLPDEPLSPIDLSYLMAASAQVDHERKQALLETVDVQERLRKVLAIVRKENDRIEAFLARGRSRGDFFYRGFRLSLN
- the prmA gene encoding 50S ribosomal protein L11 methyltransferase, producing MDYTEIAVHSPPLLTESLAWHLQDLGGQGIVISEIPAEGPVPAELAVKLYRPGTPETLADWRAELEARLSGLAPHFPGATWRVEVRLVPSEDWEHSWKRHWHTLEVGDRLVVKPSWETCDTPGKLIIDLDPAQAFGTGTHATTQLCMRGLEAVLADLDAPAVLDVGTGSGILAIAALLLGARQVVACDIDPVAVQATRENAERNQVADRLEVLVGDVTVLKGQAEVVVANILAEVIAPIASDLYARTRPGGTLLASGIIRARESLVQEALLEAGFALADSQYQGEWVLVTATRPS
- a CDS encoding coenzyme F420-0:L-glutamate ligase encodes the protein MDGLLTSLGGAVGALLLGTAAFEGLYRLRDTRTIELMVRRRGAWEELPAPAGERRFRVAVPFHNHNLAYEQTLVDVRPSVRLLKREAAAAWAVDASVSVHALTDEGRADGYWAACLLGPGESCEMDVRVTLRGEPEALSLLHAVVVQVAYDTYGRVDLQTFQTDWVLPLATPKPLPPALQGKGVAIQCVPTPLLTDADDIVEVIDTATRSFRQPGDVVAVAESVVAITQGRYFRPTAVRPGFWAKRLCFFVPSKGSLSSRHGFQLAMNDVGAARMVAAFFLGALGKLLGRKGVMYEVAGQPAELIDDITGTMPPFDKYIVAGPDQPDQVVARIKARTGMEAAIVDANDLKRAMVLAVTPGVQASQVSTWLLDNPFGNAAEQTPIVVLRPHAAGAHDALENAHVPSRSLS
- a CDS encoding GNAT family N-acetyltransferase, translating into MFRRVRYRDLDQVRRIFISAFREEYGRRGVDIGAQVLRWKRLYPLLKGLSLFPNPYRHTLEMHVWDDQGRLLGFIQTTPGNREQTRWHIDFVAVAPEAQGRGIGRRLVEGVFDTYGARGVKTFTLEVDQDNAPALGFYDKLGFRRYSSTTYFRADQPPPPDDTAPTVGFRPYRRSDAQPLFQMYTDALPAAVRAVDGRTVADFDRTWLDFGASALRRRAHQQDEQRWVLEEHGQLVGYVRVVAQWRELPHTVHVLALPGRDDLYPRLLAQAARQLAAFPPRTVLAWGADHTPGKLQALRDWGLRPFTVDHALVRDNLITLKLPPQGLDLSRVDDKSFKPAFTQPAAGA
- a CDS encoding PspA/IM30 family protein; translated protein: MGLWDRIVRLLRSNVNDVIDKAEDPEKMVTQIVVELQENLSQVRAQVATAIAMEKQLYQKYEQAQNDADKWQQKAELAVDKGEDDLAREALKRKNTSQSTADGLKQQWEQQKASVATLKASMAKMESKIAEASTKKDLLVARHRRAEAEQRIQSALSTAAGSSAMAAFERMEQKVLAGETQAAALNELNSDSLEEKFAALDSGDADEDLRKLKEVRQAKLLSAGDAK
- a CDS encoding LCP family protein, yielding MGPQRLRGHYDESPSRTTPLGRKTTRLKSEGAGRGPTGPGYQTGQLRLPPSRRRKVSRLKRAVRAGVFLTFCLSLLGALGYASASMLMDGFNTERKRQPTAAEIAKGLVPTAARRAILVLGTDLNYGEGYKTSAGPVRSDTILVLGVGPAGKHLDIVSIPRDTRVLVRGRWDKVNAAFHVGGPKLASDVVSKLLGIPIQHWAQVNTTGLEKLVDVVGGVKLYIDRDMHYVDRTAGLRIDFQRGWHRLNGADAHRYVRFRHDGLGDIGRVQRQQQFMQAVTDQVLSPDTLLRVPRMLHTIKSNVKTNMTGPELVQLATWGASLERSDVRMVMLPGTFSGAQYKGSYWLANGTRARQLGHRLMGLEPAVDAKRATRRQRTVTVLNGTSRAGLAHTAARELREAGWSVRAVGDASLRTLSRTRVISQTGHSQLAGMVGKDLGVSPDRVNASVGDITTDFTVLVGEDYAGELGLAARP